A single Pedobacter sp. PACM 27299 DNA region contains:
- a CDS encoding dihydrofolate reductase family protein, whose protein sequence is MRKLILGLAVTLDGYIEGRNGEYDWCFTDQDYGLNEFFGRIDSIFIGRKSYEAAQQHAENNNGEIVPGMKEYVFSSSLKTVRDGAILIAENSIIEAQKIKEQPGKDIWLYGGAELSDSFMKAALVDELWLSVHPILLGSGKPLFREQDSRHKLTLLESQTYKTGLVSLRYSIHKTEL, encoded by the coding sequence ATGAGAAAATTAATATTAGGCCTAGCAGTCACATTGGATGGATATATTGAGGGCCGGAATGGTGAATATGACTGGTGTTTTACAGATCAGGATTATGGCTTAAACGAGTTCTTTGGCCGTATAGACAGCATTTTTATTGGCCGAAAAAGTTATGAAGCAGCACAGCAGCATGCCGAAAACAACAATGGGGAAATTGTTCCTGGAATGAAAGAATATGTGTTCTCTTCCAGCTTGAAAACAGTAAGAGATGGCGCGATATTGATCGCCGAAAATAGCATTATCGAGGCCCAAAAGATCAAAGAACAGCCGGGCAAAGATATCTGGTTATATGGTGGTGCGGAACTCAGTGACTCCTTCATGAAAGCAGCACTAGTTGATGAATTATGGCTCTCTGTTCATCCTATATTACTTGGCAGTGGTAAACCCCTATTCCGGGAGCAGGATAGTCGCCATAAACTGACACTTTTGGAAAGCCAAACTTATAAAACCGGTTTGGTATCCCTACGTTACAGCATTCATAAGACTGAACTGTAA
- a CDS encoding AraC family transcriptional regulator — protein sequence MRIQSYDIISNLRPYVKLICTMECDEETDTRHVRVLPDTCVELFLNYTSTPVAIIGDELHKGSIINARMSRPMEVQMRKGAGCLAICFHPGMAYQFFQIPMHILSDTTAALSDVWNNLVEEIEDRLAAAPNHETRVSLAQNYLIQQLALDKNDAQLGYCLQQAQLSGGLAAVSQLINDAGISQRHLSRKFQQHIGLSPKEYLRICRFLQSLQHLKNYPILSLTEIAYKSGYYDQSHFNRDYKAYTGCAPAQFTQANDILY from the coding sequence ATGCGGATTCAGTCGTATGACATCATTTCTAATCTCCGGCCTTATGTGAAGCTGATCTGCACGATGGAATGCGATGAGGAGACAGATACCCGTCATGTGCGGGTACTTCCTGATACCTGTGTAGAATTGTTTCTGAATTATACCAGTACCCCAGTGGCAATTATTGGCGATGAACTGCATAAGGGCAGTATCATTAACGCTCGCATGAGTCGGCCGATGGAAGTGCAGATGCGCAAAGGAGCTGGTTGCCTCGCCATTTGTTTTCATCCAGGAATGGCCTATCAATTCTTCCAGATCCCCATGCACATTTTATCAGATACTACAGCAGCTTTATCTGATGTCTGGAATAACCTCGTAGAAGAAATAGAGGATCGGCTAGCTGCGGCGCCTAATCATGAAACAAGAGTATCCCTGGCACAAAATTATTTGATACAGCAATTGGCTTTGGATAAAAATGATGCACAATTGGGCTACTGCCTGCAGCAGGCACAACTTTCCGGTGGTTTGGCCGCTGTAAGTCAGCTGATAAATGACGCAGGCATTAGTCAGCGCCATCTTTCCAGAAAATTTCAGCAGCATATTGGTTTATCACCCAAAGAATACCTGCGGATTTGCCGGTTTTTACAGTCATTGCAGCACCTCAAAAACTACCCTATACTCTCGCTTACAGAAATCGCCTATAAAAGTGGTTATTATGACCAGTCGCATTTTAACCGCGACTATAAAGCTTACACTGGCTGTGCTCCTGCTCAGTTTACACAGGCAAATGACATTCTTTATTAA
- a CDS encoding S41 family peptidase: MPFTFGEYIKQDKTPFVKFSTGSVAQPGTFVIGKDLMNGGNKDAYKGKVVVIVNAESQSNAEYTTMAFQSSPNVKVIGSQTAGADGNVSTIVLPGGISSWISGIGVFYPDGKPTQRVGVRIDYPIKPTVKGITEGKDELLEKAVSLLEAGW, from the coding sequence ATGCCTTTCACCTTTGGTGAATATATCAAACAAGACAAAACACCTTTTGTAAAGTTTAGCACAGGCAGTGTTGCACAACCAGGGACTTTTGTGATTGGAAAAGACCTGATGAACGGTGGGAATAAGGATGCCTATAAAGGTAAGGTGGTGGTGATTGTAAATGCAGAAAGCCAGAGTAATGCGGAGTACACGACAATGGCTTTCCAGAGTTCTCCAAATGTGAAAGTAATTGGCAGTCAGACGGCAGGAGCTGATGGCAATGTTTCTACCATTGTATTGCCAGGTGGGATATCTTCATGGATTTCTGGAATTGGGGTGTTTTATCCAGATGGTAAGCCCACTCAAAGAGTGGGAGTACGCATAGATTATCCGATTAAACCAACTGTAAAAGGTATAACTGAGGGTAAAGATGAGCTGTTGGAAAAAGCGGTTTCGCTGCTGGAAGCAGGTTGGTAA
- a CDS encoding serine hydrolase domain-containing protein — MNKIKLNRSLLLVFMLIYTPFINAFAQSFETKTDRIIQSEFRDKNGPGAVFMVAKNGKPIYHKAFGKANLELDVNLSPENVFQLGSMTKQFTAIAVLMLEAQGKLATQDPISKYIPDYPSGDQITVHHLLTHTSGIKDFTKMKTLSEIAQKEMTPKMMVDFLKNEQPDFAPGEKFEYNNSGYVVLGYLIELIAGISYEDFIKHHIFEKAGMNHSYYASDRKIIDKKAYGYHEKEYGYVNKTIISFSIPFSSGALMSTSADMLKWQNALNSNLLLNAEETKKAFTTYKLNNGEAFTYGYGWHLKEINGIAVREHGGSIFGFKTMGVYIPSKDIYVIGFSNCDCHSPTQITRDIAALALKLL, encoded by the coding sequence ATGAATAAAATAAAGCTAAACCGATCATTACTACTGGTATTTATGCTCATTTATACCCCATTCATTAACGCTTTTGCACAAAGTTTTGAAACCAAAACAGATCGTATAATTCAAAGCGAATTCCGGGATAAAAATGGGCCAGGTGCCGTATTTATGGTGGCTAAAAATGGAAAGCCCATTTATCATAAAGCTTTCGGCAAAGCCAATTTAGAATTGGATGTAAATCTTAGCCCAGAAAATGTATTTCAATTGGGCTCCATGACCAAGCAGTTTACAGCGATCGCAGTGCTGATGCTGGAAGCGCAGGGAAAGTTAGCTACTCAGGATCCGATCAGCAAATACATCCCTGATTACCCGTCTGGAGATCAGATCACCGTACATCATTTACTAACGCATACCTCAGGCATCAAAGATTTCACCAAAATGAAAACACTATCTGAAATTGCACAAAAGGAAATGACCCCTAAAATGATGGTCGACTTCTTAAAAAACGAGCAGCCGGATTTTGCTCCCGGAGAAAAGTTCGAATATAATAATTCCGGTTATGTAGTATTGGGATACCTTATAGAATTGATCGCTGGAATTTCCTATGAGGATTTCATTAAGCATCATATATTTGAAAAAGCGGGCATGAACCACTCCTATTATGCCAGCGACAGGAAAATTATTGATAAAAAAGCCTATGGCTACCATGAAAAGGAATACGGATATGTCAATAAAACGATCATTAGTTTTAGCATTCCTTTTTCCTCCGGTGCTTTGATGTCTACGTCAGCGGATATGCTAAAATGGCAAAATGCATTAAACAGCAACCTACTGCTCAATGCCGAAGAAACAAAAAAAGCATTTACCACGTACAAATTAAATAATGGCGAAGCCTTTACTTATGGCTACGGCTGGCACCTGAAAGAAATCAATGGAATAGCGGTTAGAGAACATGGGGGCAGTATCTTTGGGTTTAAAACCATGGGAGTGTACATCCCCTCTAAGGACATTTATGTGATCGGGTTCAGTAATTGCGACTGTCATTCGCCCACACAAATTACCAGAGACATTGCTGCATTGGCGCTAAAGTTGCTGTAA